One Brassica napus cultivar Da-Ae chromosome C2, Da-Ae, whole genome shotgun sequence DNA window includes the following coding sequences:
- the LOC106378676 gene encoding uncharacterized protein LOC106378676, with protein sequence MAVVISDYFGDIFKSNGNTNFSAIAGILSCKVTEEMNSSLTTIPSDSEIRQAAMSINGGKDPGSDGNSAKFYHSYWHIVGDDFIQDVRQFFTEDHLHPQQNETHIRLIPKILSRRLKLLLPTLISKSQSAFVAGRPIGDNVFITHETLHFLRTSEAKKYCSMAVKIDMSKAYDRLEWGFIESVLSHLGFAERWITWVMKCIDSVPYSFLINGSPQGLVKPSRGIRQGDPLSPYIFILCTEVLSALCEKAQMNGFFSGIRVSRHSPSVNHLLFTDDTMFFCKSNATSVSTISAILQQYESLSAHKINILKSSITFLAKNPPEGKARVKQALAVEAEGGIGKYLVLPENFGRKKRDIFAAIVDRIRHKAFSWTSRFLSRARKQIQSILTRFWWDANPNKKKMCWVAWATLTQPKYAVGLGFRDIETFNDSLLAKIGWRLISDPDSFVARVLLGKYTWRSSSMDCSALSTASHGWRSILVGREFLRKGLRWTVGNGEAIRVWSDPWISCQTPTVPFGPPTLSDSNLRDSLSWLPEKLGVYSTRSGYGVGMKAADSSPYTQSVTSKIKDFLWRIAKKAILVSANLASRGVTSFPCKSCCGVEDDLHVFLLCPIASVGACSGGLETVCAFTFIPWANLLLFESHEPPLTGISVPLWPWILWGLWKACNKICFEDHTFISMEIITKAISDAREWQNYQDPKETSTQRSPGQTRPAPIVRDDTSIPTCYIDAAWDARSGFCGLGDLFSGSPALSRLPQLSESGNMSPLH encoded by the exons ATGGCGGTTGTTATCTCTGACTATTTTGGTGACATCTTCAAGTCCAATGGAAACACAAACTTCTCTGCAATTGCTGGTATCCTCTCCTGTAAAGTGACAGAAGAGATGAACTCTTCATTGACAACCATACCGAGTGATTCGGAAATAAGGCAAGCGGCTATGTCGATAAATGGTGGTAAAGATCCCGGATCTGATGGTAATTCAGCAAAATTCTACCACTCCTATTGGCATATCGTGGGAGACGATTTTATACAAGACGTTAGACAATTCTTCACAGAAGATCACCTGCATCCGCAGCAGAACGAGACTCATATAAGACTCATTCCCAAG ATACTGTCTCGAAGATTGAAACTGTTGTTGCCAACGCTTATCTCGAAATCTCAATCAGCTTTCGTGGCTGGGAGACCGATAGGAGATAACGTTTTTATCACTCACGAGACTCTGCACTTTCTCAGAACCTCAGAGGCCAAGAAGTACTGTTCCATGGCAGTGAAGATCGACATGAGTAAGGCTTACGATCGGCTAGAGTGGGGCTTCATCGAGTCTGTTCTTTCACACTTGGGCTTCGCAGAGAGATGGATTACATGGGTAATGAAATGCATTGATTCTGTCCCGTACTCCTTTCTGATAAATGGATCTCCTCAGGGTCTTGTAAAGCCTTCTCGTGGAATACGACAAGGAGATCCCCTCTCCCCTTATATCTTCATCCTTTGTACGGAAGTGCTCTCTGCTCTTTGCGAGAAAGCTCAGATGAACGGTTTCTTTTCTGGAATAAGGGTCTCTCGCCACAGCCCCTCGGTGAATCATCTGTTGTTCACCGACGATACTATGTTCTTCTGCAAGTCAAACGCCACCAGTGTCTCCACCATCTCGGCTATCCTTCAACAGTACGAGTCGCTGTCTGCACATAAGATCAACATCCTCAAATCCTCTATCACCTTTTTGGCCAAAAATCCTCCAGAAGGTAAAGCCAGGGTCAAGCAAGCTCTGGCTGTTGAGGCGGAAGGTGGGATTGGGAAGTATCTCGTTCTTCCCGAGAACTTTGGACGAAAGAAAAGAGATATTTTTGCGGCTATTGTTGATCGTATTCGCCATAAAGCCTTCAGCTGGACATCTAGATTTCTGTCGAGGGCAAGGAAACAA ATTCAATCTATTCTCACTCGGTTCTGGTGGGACGCTAACCCGAACAAGAAAAAGATGTGTTGGGTAGCGTGGGCTACTCTAACACAACCTAAATATGCTGTAGGACTCGGGTTTAGGGACATCGAAACCTTCAACGATTCCCTCTTGGCAAAGATTGGTTGGCGTCTGATCTCTGACCCAGATTCATTCGTCGCTAGAGTTTTACTCGGAAAATACACTTGGAGGTCTTCCTCCATGGATTGTTCTGCTCTTTCGACAGCTTCTCATGGCTGGAGAAGTATACTCGTGGGAAGGGAATTTCTCAGGAAAGGATTGAGATGGACAGTGGGTAATGGAGAAGCCATACGGGTCTGGAGTGACCCGTGGATAAGTTGTCAAACACCTACTGTCCCCTTTGGGCCACCTACTCTCTCGGATTCAAACCTTAGG GATTCACTCTCCTGGCTCCCCGAGAAGTTAGGAGTCTACTCTACTCGCTCTGGTTATGGTGTTGGAATGAAAGCTGCTGATAGCTCTCCTTATACTCAATCTGTGA CCTCCAAGATTAAAGATTTCTTGTGGAGGATCGCCAAGAAGGCCATTCTAGTAAGTGCTAATCTAGCTAGCAGAGGTGTTACTTCCTTCCCATGCAAATCTTGCTGTGGAGTTGAAGATGATCTACACGTCTTTCTCCTCTGTCCTATCGCAAGTGTGGGAGCTTGCTCTGGTGGTCTCGAGACCGTCTGCGCTTTTACCTTCATCCCGTGGGCTAATCTCCTCTTGTTTGAGTCTCATGAACCTCCCTTAACAGGTATCTCGGTGCCTTTGTGGCCTTGGATCCTATGGGGTTTATGGAAAGCATGCAACAAAATATGCTTTGAGGACCACACCTTCATTTCTATGGAGATCATTACAAAAGCTATTTCTGATGCTCGAGAATGGCAGAACTACCAAGACCCTAAGGAAACAAGCACTCAACGTTCTCCTGGTCAAACCCGTCCTGCTCCAATTGTACGTGATGATACGTCTATTCCTACCTGTTATATTGATGCAGCTTGGGACGCCCGGTCCGGTTTTTGCGGCCTGGGAGATCTCTTCTCTGGATCGCCTGCTCTGTCTCGCCTTCCCCAACTCTCCGAATCAGGAAACATGTCTCCTCTGCATTAA